The following coding sequences are from one Carassius auratus strain Wakin chromosome 47, ASM336829v1, whole genome shotgun sequence window:
- the LOC113064881 gene encoding E3 ubiquitin-protein ligase MARCH2-like, protein MTTGECCHLPGSLCDCTGNAALSKTVEDAENHRAQYVTQVTAKDGRLLSTVIKALGTQSDRPICRICHEGQDVCNSEVLLSPCDCTGTLGTVHKSCLEKWLSSSNTSYCELCHTEFTIERRPRPLTEWLRDPGPRNEKRTLFCDMVCFLFITPLAAISGWLCLRGAQDHLHFNSRLEAVGLIALTIALFTIYVLWTLVSFRYHCQLYSEWRRTNQKVRLLIPDTKGAHSTQHSLLSTKLLKKTADETIV, encoded by the exons ATGACCACAGGGGAGTGTTGCCACCTCCCAGGCTCCCTGTGTGACTGCACTGGCAACGCTGCCCTGTCAAAAACCGTGGAGGATGCTGAAAACCACCGGGCTCAGTACGTCACCCAGGTCACGGCCAAGGATGGACGTCTGCTATCTACTGTTATCAAAGCCCTGGGCACCCAGAG TGATCGGCCAATTTGTCGGATCTGCCACGAGGGTCAAGACGTGTGCAACAGTGAGGTGCTTCTCTCCCCGTGCGACTGCACCGGCACATTGGGCACGGTCCACAAGAGCTGCCTGGAGAAATGGCTATCGTCCTCTAACACCAGCTACTGTGAGCTGTGCCACACTGAGTTTACCATTGAGCGCCGGCCCCGACCCCTCACAGAG TGGCTCAGGGACCCAGGCCCCCGGAATGAGAAGCGCACGCTCTTCTGTGACATGGTGTGCTTCCTGTTTATAACGCCCCTGGCAGCCATCTCAGGCTGGCTGTGTCTACGGGGTGCACAGGACCACCTGCACTTCAACAGTCGCCTGGAGGCAGTCGGCCTCATCGCTCTGACCATCGCACTCTTCACCATCTACGTCCTCTGGACACTG GTCTCATTCCGCTACCACTGTCAGTTGTACTCGGAGTGGAGACGAACCAATCAGAAAGTCCGTTTGCTCATTCCTGACACCAAGGGTGCACACTCTACCCAGCATTCCTTGCTTTCCACAAAGCTGCTGAAAAAGACAGCAGACGAGACCATAGTATGA